The Gossypium hirsutum isolate 1008001.06 chromosome D06, Gossypium_hirsutum_v2.1, whole genome shotgun sequence genome contains the following window.
CCAAAGATTGTTTGAAGTTTCATTTACTGCTGTGTACTGATTGTCTGAATTCCATATATTTGAAGTTTGAGTTGATCTTTATATTAGGAAATTGGAGAAAGAACTGCCAGGAGGGAGAACACACTTCGTGGAATCATGTGGTTTGCCTTTAAGCACTTATTTTAGTGCAGTGAAGCTGCTATGGTTGATGGAGAACAAGGAAGAGGTTAGAGCTGCTATTAAAAAGGGGATGCCTTGTTTGGAACTATAGACACATGGTTAATCTGGAACTTAACTGGCGGTGTAAATGGTGGGATACATGTCACTGATGTCTCTAATGCATCACGGACGATGCTCATGAATCTCCAAACTCTCGATTGGGATAAAGCGACGTTGAAAACTCTTGGAATACCAGCTGAAATTCTGCCAAAAATTGTAAGTAATGCTGAGGTCATTGGTAAAATCGCCAAAGGGTGGCCTCTTTTTGGTGTCCCGATTGCAGGATGTCTTGGTGATCAACATGCTGCAATGGTTGGTCAAGCTTGCCGTAGGGGTGAGGCCAAATGCACTTATGGAACTGGTGCCTTTATCCTGCTCAACACGGGTACTGCACCCATTAAGTCAACCCACGGCCTCCTAACCACGCTTGCATTCAAGCTTGGTCCAAAAGCACAGACAAACTATGCTTTAGAGGGCTCTATTGCTATTGCTGGAGCTGCAGTTCAGTGGCTAAGAGACAGTCTTGGGATAATTTCCTCTGCAAGTGAGATAGAAAGCCTGGCATCAAAGGTTGATTGCACAGGTGGGGTTTACTTTGTTCCTGCCTTTAATGGTTTGTTCGCTCCATGGTGGCGAGATGATGCTCGTGGAATTTGCATTGGAATCACAAGGTTTACAAGCAAGTCTCACATTGCTCGTGCGGTTCTTGAAAGCATGTGTTTTCAAGTTAAAGATGTATTGGATTCAATGCACAAAGATGCAGGCGAGAAAGGTGAGGTCAAGAATGAAAAGGAAGAGTTTTTGCTTAGGGTGGATGGGGTGCCACTGTCAACAACCTCCTAATGCAAATTCAGGTTAGGCTCTAATTGGTATCAACtgttttctcactttttttttcttgatgtCAACGAATTTATAAGCATTCCAGTTTGGCGTGTAAATAGCCCTGACGGTAAGAGTTCTTGATGACTTATATTATTTTGGCTCAATAACTTGCCATATGAACGTTTATCCAATCTTTCTTTATTTGGCGCAATGGATTCTTTGTAAAATAGGACTGTTTCTCTTTTTATGTATGGATAGAGAGAAATAGTGAATCATATAGAAGATAATTTCCATGGGTATAATTGTTGGTAAAACCTGATCAACGTTACCCGAATTCAGATATTAGCATCCGATATAAGTATGTGTCCTACATTTGCATAATCCTGTACCTATGTTTGCAAATGTGTTGGACATGGTTACTTGATGAAAAATGAAGAGTCGGGTCTGTTTTGCGATTAAAAATGTTTTTCTTACAGTCTCAGCTGCCATGTGATATATATAATCAAAGAGACTGCTTGTTTAGTGCCTTATTTTCACCTTTCATGTTTCTGCTGAATGATTGTTATTCCTTGTTGAGATCTTGTCTAAACCATTCGTAGTCGCTCATCTGATGATAAAATTTTGTCCTTTCCGGGGCTGATCACAGGCGGACTTGCTGGGAAGTTCTGTGGTCAGACCAGCTGACATAGAAACAACCGCTCTCGGAGCTGCATATGCTGCTGGAATAGCTGTAGGAGTGTGGAAAGAAGAGGAGCTTTTTGCTTCGGGACAAATTATCAAAACCGCATCCATATTCTCCCCAAAATCAAGTGTAGAATGGAGGAAGAAGAAGGTGGATTCTTGGTGCAAAGCTGTTGAAAGAACGTTTGGTTTGGCTGATCTTGAAATGTGATACAACAGTTATTTCTGTTTCGACTTCCTGGTGACCATTGTCTCGTCTTTTGtagatgttttattttatttttgaatttacagACAAAACCCATGCTTATATTCAACTGAATAAAATGCTGAATGTATTACTCTGGTTGTCAGTGCTTTGCTTCAATGACAGTCACAGACATTATTAAAGGTTTTAGTTTTCAACATTTCCCTATGAAGTTTGCTGTTCTGTTGGTTTCTCTGTTGAAGTtgctaaatttcttaaattaaaatgtcatgttTAATGGTTTTACTTGTATATTAAACATGAACATAACACGGACTACTAATTGtgccaaaaatttaatttttattgtgtTAATCGTATTTAAATGTGTTGTAtagtttctattattttgatttggttttttATTAATGTTACGTGTGTAAAATTATCAGATATTTAATTGgattttaattatgcatatttgtcaatgaataataataataataataataataacaataaagtatTGGTGAGCAGAAATATATTTCCATTCTGAAAGCATAAGTTGCTTGTACGAGTCATTCAGAATGAGAGTAGCGTAACATTTGGAAACTCTGATtctgaatgatgatttaatttaatttatgtttggaGACGAAGA
Protein-coding sequences here:
- the LOC107937084 gene encoding LOW QUALITY PROTEIN: glycerol kinase (The sequence of the model RefSeq protein was modified relative to this genomic sequence to represent the inferred CDS: inserted 2 bases in 2 codons) — translated: MSKEQTFIASIDQGTTSTRFFIYDKSARIIGSHHVEFTQFYPEAGWVEHDPMEILESVRSCMTKALDKATADGYNVDSGLKAIGLTNQRETVVVWSKSTGSPLYNAIVWMDVRTSSICRKLEKELPGGRTHFVESCGLPLSTYFSAVKLLWLMENKEEVRAAIXKGDALFGTIDTWLIWNLTGGVNGGIHVTDVSNASRTMLMNLQTLDWDKATLKTLGIPAEILPKIVSNAEVIGKIAKGWPLFGVPIAGCLGDQHAAMVGQACRRGEAKCTYGTGAFILLNTGTAPIKSTHGLLTTLAFKLGPKAQTNYALEGSIAIAGAAVQWLRDSLGIISSASEIESLASKVDCTGGVYFVPAFNGLFAPWWRDDARGICIGITRFTSKSHIARAVLESMCFQVKDVLDSMHKDAGEKGEVKNEKEEFLLRVDXGATVNNLLMQIQADLLGSSVVRPADIETTALGAAYAAGIAVGVWKEEELFASGQIIKTASIFSPKSSVEWRKKKVDSWCKAVERTFGLADLEM